A region of the Salvia splendens isolate huo1 chromosome 11, SspV2, whole genome shotgun sequence genome:
atggagATGTACTAAAAATGTGCAAATCTCATTTTGTGGatactagttttataattaagtctttaatttaaatttatagtatTGTAAATATCACCAAAACTCTACTGAGCTCAaaaattttttgaattaattaatatatttgacTAATCTTAAATACATGAATCAATTAATTTCAAAGGAACCTCGACTAGTCATATTCATAATTTGATGATGGACATGAGTTCAACATTAATTCTACAATGGTCCAAATAAATGATGACATGACCCAAGAGTGGATAAGGATTTTAGTGATTTataacttttttaatttattttgaaagttgtttttaaaattttaataatgtaacttaaaattttaattatgagaCCATAAATAATTCAAATCAAGTTTGTTTGTAGCATGcgaattacaaattacaaatgttTGTAAAGGTAACGTGAAACATAAATAAGACATCTATATCAAACGCGTTGGCATAGATGTtcactttatttaattaattataatgtcCAATGCACACAGCCAAAGAAAAAATGGCAATATGGGCGAAAATCTAAGTAGAAGTAAGATGTAAGTTTCCACAATCAAAATCAGCCATTCTAACAAAAGGCTCAACAGTAAACTTGGACAAAAACATCTTCCTGAAAAAGGACACAAATCTGTTATCAGTCTCTTGCAAGATACCAACAACATATGCTGTACTGACAAGACTAAAGCTTCTCCATCTCCTCTCTCTCCCGAACCAGTCCAACCCTTTCTCCATTTTCACGTAGTCCTCCTCGTCACCCACTTCAGATAGAGCTTCGCCCAGACACCTTGCAAGAACCACGGAATCCTCTATAGCAGAACATGCTCCTTGACCTAAGTCCGGAGTCATCGGATGCAAGGCATCCCCGAGCACACACACACCCTTCTTCACAATGTTTCCAAACAAAATGTCCCATGGCGATCTAAACTTTAGATGCGCCAATGAGACGCTATCTAGCTCCGTCCTCTCTACTACATCCAACACATGGTTGTGTGCAGTGCTGATTTTACTCATCACAAACTGCTTCATTTTCACGGGATCACGCTCGCTCTCATCATCTGTGCCAAACCCAAACCATGAGTTTATGAAGAGACACAAATTAGAGGAAATCAGTGACTCACATTTGAATAGTGATGGAGTGAAAGTGCAGAACCAGTATACGCCCTTGTCATCACAAGGTGCAAAACCAAGGCGCACGCCTCCACCAAAGTAGGCATAGAGCTTCGGCTCGAAGCCATGGCCTTCTGGATACACCACGTAGCCTCTGATGGCTGCTCGCCCAGCGCTGATTGGACTCTTGAGCCCCATCCATTTTGCCACCATTGAATTCACTCCATCACATCCCAGCAAtgcctaattttgatttttgtgttACGACAACatataatttgttatttaaaaattttgtaGATTAAACTGAATCTATTTCTCTAACCTTAGCTCGGTAAACAGAGCCATGTGCAAGATGAACTAGTTTGAAGTTACCAGATTCCTGAATGTTAACAATCTTGGAAGAATATCTCACACTCTCCCGTGGCAATTCTCTCTCTAGAAGTTCCAGTAAATCTGTTCTTTTCACACATCTGCTCTCAAACTGGCCACTACATGTAAGTAATTATTATGCCTAAGCATTAACAAATAGGAGTACTAATTAAACaggactaaaaataaaaaaggagaCAAGGAGTTACAGCTTGAAATCTGTGTGGGAAGAGCTGGAATCCAAGCAACCGACTTGAAAACTAATAGCAATagtagaaaaagaagaaaatgagcaAGATGATATGAGAGAACTAATAGAGTGAGAGGCACACCCTTGAATTGGGAGAGATTTGGCCCTCATGGCGTCCCCGATTCCAAGAGCATCTAGAGCTATCCACGCATTCGTCCACATGGTGAGGGCGAAGCCCGTGGATCTTAATTCATCAGACGACTCCAAAACCAGACTCCGGATGCCCAACCTACCGCAGCATGAAAGGATCATTTTGTCAACCATCAAATTGAAACGAACAAGAATTACCTGTGCAGGCCAAGAGCTGTAGTAAGCCCAGCAATGCCGCCTCCAACTATCAGAATATCTTGCTCCTCGATCCTACCTTCCACTTCCATCTTAACATGGGAGGATTGGATGTGTGTGGATCgctttttattttctatagcGGAAGACAAAACCAAATTGGCTTCCGCATCCAACTTGGAACGCACTTTAAGATTTgaatatttctttatttatttaactttttATTATTCCCATACCGAGTTTTTTATTACATGATTCACTATTAATTAGCTTCAGTTTTTAGATTGTAAATAACTTTTcgtttaataaatataaatacaattTTTTATAGGGTGAACTATATGAATGTACCTTATCTTTCATTCGCCTActtgatatttattttatactatctttttagtactccataataaaaataactctaGGTATCAAACatataatattttgattatagagaatatttttagaaatttcaattaactagtactctctccgtttcttgttaatagagacatttcttttcaacacggagtttaagaataatgTGTTAAATGTATGTtggaaaaaataagaaagaataaagtaaaagtgataattattttttgccaaaaatagaaatgactcaattaacttgaaactttcttaaataaaaaaataaatctattaacatggaacggagagtACCATACATGTGCTTTTTTtccttcctttcttatttctttttttcttctttagtttcttcttttttcttttttttttcttcattttcttctttctttttagtgttttatcttcctttcttagTTCTAcatagtttatgtttcctcttttttcttcttttttttcgtattcgttttagtgttttatacatacatctaattacattcataatataaatcaacaacacacttaattaaattaattatttgaagtaattaaatcaattggatgtttttttattaaattattttatactcattttagggttgaaagACCTAGCAAGAAATATTcaactttttaattaatttaatataaaataataataatgattattattatataattatatgatttataatttaaataattatattataattatttattaattagtactagtttttagtattataataataataatattatcatcatgattaaatatagttataactataattataatcgTGGAATGATCCACTGTGAGCGCCTCTCCTATACAATTCGCACTCtctttttctgtatttttttattcacaATTCTGCGTTTTCTCCGTCTCTTTTTCATTAAACAATTTTCAGTTTCAATTCTATGCCTATTTTCTCTTGCTCAATTCTAATTTTCTCTCAATAATGCTTCTGTCAATTGCCATTCACAGCTAACTTTGAACCCCTAAGCTGAATGCCAAATTTATTCTCAAATTTTTACTCTTTCAATTTTTGAAACTATTAGCctctgaatttgaatttgatactTTAGCATGGATTTCTCACAAAAAAGTTCTCAGATTTCTTAGAGATTACAAGCATAGAGATTTCTGTGTTGGAGAAAAAAAGTTGTGGAATCTCAATTTCTCTTATTCATATCTCTTGTCTTCCGATTCATCGTAGAATTTGAGTTGGAGAAAAAAGTTGTTGAATCTCAATTTCTCTGCGTGGGGTTTTAATCTCTTGGCAAATTTGAGATTTTTGAAATAGTAATAGGAGTGAGAACTTACAAGCAGATGTGTTGTGGAATTTGAGTTTGGAGAAA
Encoded here:
- the LOC121754141 gene encoding monooxygenase 2-like isoform X2, giving the protein MEVEGRIEEQDILIVGGGIAGLTTALGLHRLGIRSLVLESSDELRSTGFALTMWTNAWIALDALGIGDAMRAKSLPIQGFQVGCLDSSSSHTDFKLGQFESRCVKRTDLLELLERELPRESVRYSSKIVNIQESGNFKLVHLAHGSVYRAKALLGCDGVNSMVAKWMGLKSPISAGRAAIRGYVVYPEGHGFEPKLYAYFGGGVRLGFAPCDDKGVYWFCTFTPSLFKYDESERDPVKMKQFVMSKISTAHNHVLDVVERTELDSVSLAHLKFRSPWDILFGNIVKKGVCVLGDALHPMTPDLGQGACSAIEDSVVLARCLGEALSEVGDEEDYVKMEKGLDWFGRERRWRSFSLVSTAYVVGILQETDNRFVSFFRKMFLSKFTVEPFVRMADFDCGNLHLTST
- the LOC121754141 gene encoding monooxygenase 2-like isoform X3; its protein translation is MEVEGRIEEQDILIVGGGIAGLTTALGLHRLGIRSLVLESSDELRSTGFALTMWTNAWIALDALGIGDAMRAKSLPIQGGQFESRCVKRTDLLELLERELPRESVRYSSKIVNIQESGNFKLVHLAHGSVYRAKALLGCDGVNSMVAKWMGLKSPISAGRAAIRGYVVYPEGHGFEPKLYAYFGGGVRLGFAPCDDKGVYWFCTFTPSLFKYDESERDPVKMKQFVMSKISTAHNHVLDVVERTELDSVSLAHLKFRSPWDILFGNIVKKGVCVLGDALHPMTPDLGQGACSAIEDSVVLARCLGEALSEVGDEEDYVKMEKGLDWFGRERRWRSFSLVSTAYVVGILQETDNRFVSFFRKMFLSKFTVEPFVRMADFDCGNLHLTST
- the LOC121754141 gene encoding monooxygenase 2-like isoform X1, with amino-acid sequence MEVEGRIEEQDILIVGGGIAGLTTALGLHRLGIRSLVLESSDELRSTGFALTMWTNAWIALDALGIGDAMRAKSLPIQGCASHSISSLISSCSFSSFSTIAISFQVGCLDSSSSHTDFKLGQFESRCVKRTDLLELLERELPRESVRYSSKIVNIQESGNFKLVHLAHGSVYRAKALLGCDGVNSMVAKWMGLKSPISAGRAAIRGYVVYPEGHGFEPKLYAYFGGGVRLGFAPCDDKGVYWFCTFTPSLFKYDESERDPVKMKQFVMSKISTAHNHVLDVVERTELDSVSLAHLKFRSPWDILFGNIVKKGVCVLGDALHPMTPDLGQGACSAIEDSVVLARCLGEALSEVGDEEDYVKMEKGLDWFGRERRWRSFSLVSTAYVVGILQETDNRFVSFFRKMFLSKFTVEPFVRMADFDCGNLHLTST